Proteins encoded in a region of the Clostridium butyricum genome:
- a CDS encoding ABC transporter substrate-binding protein, whose product MKIVVMKKNLKKFISYSILCTLSMSILFGCGKSDNINKEGKRQVEVFLTKAEAIGTFKKFEEKFEEENPDIDVTINCPAQAMTVLKTRLVKNDIPDIITMAGELNYADFIDAGILEDLSSEKEIIDRIQPAYLEVLKSLEFENTDGVFGIPYACNAGGVVYNKDIFNELGLSIPSTWDEFIQLSENIKNQGIVPFSFSLKDSWTAMPAWNAITANTQPIDFFAKRRENKNTFKEVYKPIAEKISQLIQYGHNDNFGIGYNDGNVSFAQGNAAMMIQGNWVIPEILKLNPDANIGMFVLPVNNDIKNNNVVSGVDLLFSIPTEAKNKEDSIKFIKFMTEKESMEAYANEQFAIPALKDMYQEDKTVEDLKPYFENGKVLDFPDHHYPSSMQVADLAQGYLFDNDIDKLLNSLDDRWNRAQR is encoded by the coding sequence ATGAAAATAGTTGTTATGAAAAAAAATCTAAAAAAATTTATTAGTTACTCAATTCTATGTACTTTATCCATGTCAATTCTATTTGGTTGTGGTAAATCAGATAATATAAATAAAGAAGGAAAAAGACAAGTTGAAGTGTTTTTGACTAAAGCAGAAGCTATTGGAACTTTTAAAAAATTTGAAGAAAAATTTGAAGAAGAAAATCCAGATATTGATGTAACCATAAACTGTCCAGCTCAAGCTATGACTGTTTTGAAAACAAGATTAGTAAAAAATGATATACCAGATATAATAACTATGGCTGGGGAGTTAAATTATGCAGATTTTATAGATGCAGGTATTTTAGAAGATTTATCTAGTGAAAAAGAAATAATAGATAGAATACAACCAGCATATTTAGAAGTATTAAAAAGTTTAGAATTTGAAAATACAGATGGAGTATTTGGTATTCCATACGCTTGCAATGCAGGTGGAGTAGTATACAACAAGGATATCTTTAATGAACTTGGTTTAAGTATTCCTAGTACATGGGATGAATTTATACAATTATCAGAAAATATAAAAAATCAAGGTATAGTACCATTTTCTTTCTCATTGAAAGATTCATGGACTGCAATGCCAGCGTGGAATGCAATAACAGCTAATACACAGCCAATTGATTTTTTTGCAAAGCGTAGAGAAAATAAAAATACATTTAAAGAAGTATATAAACCAATAGCAGAGAAAATATCTCAATTAATACAATATGGTCATAATGATAATTTCGGTATTGGATATAATGATGGAAATGTATCTTTTGCTCAAGGAAATGCAGCTATGATGATACAAGGAAATTGGGTTATTCCTGAAATATTAAAATTAAATCCTGATGCAAATATAGGAATGTTTGTACTACCTGTAAATAATGATATTAAAAACAACAATGTAGTATCAGGAGTGGACTTGTTATTTTCCATACCAACAGAAGCAAAAAATAAAGAAGATTCAATAAAATTTATTAAATTTATGACAGAGAAAGAAAGTATGGAAGCATATGCAAATGAGCAGTTTGCAATTCCAGCATTAAAGGATATGTATCAAGAAGATAAAACTGTAGAAGACTTAAAGCCATATTTTGAAAATGGAAAAGTACTAGATTTCCCAGATCATCATTATCCTTCATCAATGCAAGTTGCAGATTTAGCACAAGGATATTTATTTGATAATGACATAGATAAGTTATTAAATAGTTTAGATGATAGATGGAATAGAGCTCAAAGATAA
- a CDS encoding carbohydrate ABC transporter permease, protein MKERKLVFLLMSLPAVILFFVFHTLPLLKGISYSFTNWRGFGDFDFVGFKNYFSIFSDERIVNSYMFTIKFAIFATIIVNIISLGLAIGLNSKIKFKSTLRAIYFIPNILGGLIVGYIFNYIFTFILTEFGQAIGSEVLSKSILGDPNLAWIGVVIVAAWQAIAFNTIIYISGLQTISEDVYEASSIDGASKWVQFKKITFPLIAPFFTINMVLAMKNFLNVFDQIISLTGGGPSGSTESIAVLIYKAGFEGSQFGYQSANSVIYFIVVVAISLLQLKILEKREMEL, encoded by the coding sequence GTGAAAGAAAGAAAACTAGTATTTTTATTAATGTCTTTACCAGCAGTTATATTATTCTTTGTATTTCATACATTACCTTTATTAAAAGGTATATCTTATAGTTTTACAAATTGGAGAGGCTTTGGAGATTTTGATTTTGTAGGTTTTAAAAATTACTTTAGTATTTTTTCTGATGAGAGAATAGTTAATTCATATATGTTTACAATTAAGTTTGCAATATTTGCAACCATAATAGTTAATATAATAAGTTTAGGATTAGCAATAGGACTTAATTCTAAGATAAAGTTTAAAAGCACATTAAGAGCTATATACTTTATACCTAATATTTTAGGTGGATTAATAGTAGGGTATATTTTCAACTATATATTTACATTCATATTAACTGAGTTCGGACAAGCAATTGGAAGCGAAGTATTAAGTAAAAGTATACTTGGAGATCCTAATCTAGCATGGATTGGAGTAGTTATTGTTGCGGCATGGCAAGCAATAGCATTCAATACAATAATATATATATCAGGTCTTCAAACTATTTCAGAAGATGTATATGAAGCAAGTTCTATAGATGGAGCAAGTAAGTGGGTTCAATTCAAGAAAATAACATTCCCTTTAATAGCACCATTCTTTACTATAAATATGGTTCTTGCTATGAAAAATTTCTTAAACGTGTTTGATCAAATAATATCATTAACAGGTGGTGGTCCATCAGGCTCAACAGAATCTATTGCTGTACTAATATATAAAGCTGGATTTGAAGGAAGCCAATTCGGATATCAATCAGCAAACTCTGTTATATACTTTATAGTAGTCGTAGCAATATCATTACTACAACTAAAAATTCTTGAAAAAAGGGAGATGGAGTTATAA
- a CDS encoding carbohydrate ABC transporter permease, whose protein sequence is MGQLSTTKILKKKFKDKDEKSNWPLTILMLIGTVTIIFPLIITVLIALKSPQDMMGGVLSLPEVFHFENFKNAIEMTNFFNALKNSLFITITTVIFTVVTNSMVGYAIARNLHKKSYKAIYYYFISAMFVPFPIIMLPLVKQVSSWNMDNIFGVLLLYIVYGLSSNVFLYVGFLKAIPKELEEAAFIDGASTWQVFFKIVFPMCKPMHATVAIMTALWCWNDVMLPLVILSDPNFATIPLVQFIFQSQFGTNYNLAFASYLLALIPILLFYLFAQKWIISGVTKGAIK, encoded by the coding sequence ATGGGACAATTATCTACAACAAAAATATTAAAGAAAAAATTTAAAGATAAAGATGAAAAATCAAATTGGCCTTTAACTATATTAATGTTAATAGGAACAGTGACAATCATATTCCCTTTAATTATAACTGTGCTAATAGCATTAAAATCACCACAAGATATGATGGGTGGAGTTTTATCATTACCAGAAGTATTTCATTTTGAAAATTTTAAAAATGCAATAGAAATGACTAACTTCTTTAACGCATTAAAAAATAGTTTATTTATTACAATAACAACTGTTATTTTTACAGTTGTAACTAATTCCATGGTTGGATATGCCATTGCAAGAAATTTACACAAGAAATCATACAAAGCAATTTATTACTATTTTATTAGTGCAATGTTTGTCCCATTCCCAATTATAATGCTTCCTCTTGTAAAGCAAGTTAGTAGCTGGAATATGGATAACATTTTTGGAGTATTATTACTATATATAGTTTATGGATTATCATCCAATGTATTTTTATATGTAGGATTTTTAAAAGCTATTCCAAAAGAATTAGAAGAAGCAGCATTTATAGATGGTGCAAGTACTTGGCAAGTATTCTTCAAAATCGTATTTCCAATGTGCAAACCAATGCATGCAACAGTAGCAATTATGACAGCTTTATGGTGTTGGAATGATGTTATGCTTCCACTTGTAATATTGAGTGATCCAAATTTTGCAACAATTCCACTGGTTCAATTTATCTTTCAATCACAATTTGGAACTAATTACAATCTAGCATTTGCATCATATTTATTAGCGTTAATTCCAATTTTATTATTTTATTTGTTTGCACAAAAATGGATAATAAGTGGAGTTACTAAAGGTGCAATAAAATAA
- a CDS encoding complex I 24 kDa subunit family protein, with product MDKIDSILEKYDYNRQLLIAIMQDVQKEYHYLPEEILSYIAEKLKISEAKIYGVATFYENFSLKPKGKYVIKICNGTACHVRKSIPILEEFRNILGLCEEKSTTDDMMFTVETVSCLGACGLAPVCTVNDEVYPNMTKAKVKLLVDDIKKDFKAKILTSKEDISYED from the coding sequence ATGGATAAAATTGATTCCATACTAGAAAAATATGATTATAATAGACAGCTTCTTATTGCAATTATGCAGGACGTGCAGAAAGAATATCATTATCTACCAGAAGAGATATTATCATATATAGCAGAAAAACTTAAGATAAGCGAAGCAAAAATATATGGAGTTGCTACTTTTTATGAAAATTTTTCTCTTAAACCAAAAGGAAAATATGTAATTAAAATATGTAACGGCACTGCATGTCATGTTAGAAAATCAATTCCCATATTAGAAGAGTTCAGAAATATATTAGGATTATGCGAAGAAAAATCTACTACAGATGATATGATGTTTACAGTGGAAACAGTTTCATGTTTAGGGGCATGTGGACTTGCCCCCGTGTGCACAGTTAATGATGAAGTATATCCTAATATGACAAAGGCAAAAGTAAAGTTACTTGTTGATGATATTAAAAAAGATTTTAAAGCAAAAATCCTAACTTCAAAGGAGGATATATCTTATGAAGATTAA